The window AACCTTTAAAGGACATTTACACCCTAGAGTTTTTATCTGGTTTTGGCGAAAAAGTACGGGCAGTGCAGGATGGCTTTGACGTGGAGGGTTTCACCGCAGCGGTGATGGCTTGGCCCTGGGAGACGCTTCCTTTGAAAGCCCGCATGGGCCGGATTGCAAAAATCTTGGGGCAATTTCTGCCGGATGATTTTGATAGGGCGCTGGAAGTGCTGTTCTCCATTGATGAAAGCTGCACCGGCTTTCCTTATTTATTCTTTCCCGAATTTGTGGTGATTTACGGGCAGGCAAAGGAGCACTGGCATCTGTCCATGAACGCCCTGGAGCGATTTACCCAGCGGTCCTCCTCGGAATTTGCCATCCGGCCGTTTCTGTTGCGGGAGCCCCAGCGGGTGATGGAACGGATGATGCATTGGACAAAACATTCCAACGAACATGTCCGGCGTTTTTCCAGCGAAGGCTGCCGTCCGCGACTGCCGTGGGGTATCGCGCTGCCCATGTTTAAACGCGACCCGTCTCTGGTGCTGGCCCTGCTGGAGCACCTGAAAGCGGACCCTTCTTTATATGTGCGCAAAAGCGTTGCCAACAATCTTAACGATATTGCCAAGGACAACTCCGGCGCTGTTCTCAGCACGGCGCGCCGTTGGATTGGTGTAAATCCGGACACAGACTGGATTCTGCGCCAGGGCTGCCGCACCTTGATCCGCAAAGCCAACCCCGAGGCCATGGCGCTGTTTGGCTACGCAGGTGTTTCAAAGGATAAACCGCTGTTTAAGGATGCCTCTCTGTCGGTTCAACCGGCTGAATTAAAAATCGGGGAAAGCTGTAAACTGGAATATACACTGAACCTATCCGGGAATGATCCGGTACATATTCGTCTGGAATATGGCATTGATTTTGTGAAATCTAGCGGCAAGCAATCCCGTAAACTCTTTCTGTTAACGGATAAAACCGTACCCGGCGGAACCTGCCTGGCGGGAAAGCGCGTTCACAGCTTCGCGGATCTTACCACCCGCCGACACTACCCCGGCGTCCATCGAATTGTACTGCTGATCAATGGACTGGAAGCAGCCCAGACTACTCTACATGTCACAGGAGGTTAAAAAATGATTGTAAACAATTTGCTATTAAAGCTCAAAAACAGAGATGCAGACAGTATTAAAAAGACACAAGCCCTTTTGCTCGGCATGAAAGGAAAAATCGAGGTTCTTCTTGATCTGCAGGCGGAAACAAATATTCGTCAGGGGCGGTCCGCATACGACATCATGCTTATTACAAAATTTAAATCCATGGAGGATATGGAAACCTATCTTGCCCATCCCGTACACCTGGAGGCTGCTCAATATATTGTCAGCGTGCTGGATGCCCAGGCTTCCGTATGCTTTGAGATAAAAGCCGAATAGAGAGAAAGCATTTGCTCCCGAAACAGCATTGACAATGCTGTTTCTTTATGATAAATTCATAACGGTGTTATGAAACGATGTTATGAATTTGGAGGAAGGTCTTTATGGCAAAGCAGATTGAAGGGGTTTATGAAAAGGTGTTGGAATGCGCCAAGGCGGAGTTTCTGGAAAAGGGCTTTCAGGAAGCTTCTTTGCGGACCATTGCCAGAAATGCGGGAACCAGCACGGGATCTATTTATACCAGGTTTTCCGATAAAAACGGTTTGTTTTCCGCCATCGTTTCCCCCGTAGAGGAGGAACTGAAGGCATGGTTTTTAGCAGAGCAGGAATCCTTTGACCGGCTTCCCTCTAATCAGAAAAAAGAAAAAGCCTTGAAGTCCTCCGCCCATAGAATCAACGCCTTTACGGATCGCATCTATCGGCATTTCGATATATTTAAGCTGCTTCTCACTTGTTCTGAAGGAACTCCCTATGCAGACTTTCTCCATGAACTGGTGGAGATGGATGTGGCATATACCGTCCGGTTTATTGAATCCATCGGAAGTGACGCGCTGTCTTCGGGAAGGCTCACCGACAAGCTTCTTCACATCCTTTCCAGCGCCTTCTTTTCCGGCATATTTGAAATCGTTGTGCATGATATGACCAGAGAGGAAGCCGATATTTATATCACCCAGCTATGGAGATTTTTCCTATCGGGCTGGGAAAGCATACTAACGAGAAACAATGAGGTTCTTTTAAAGCCTTAACAATTTTCACCTGAGTTGGCTTACTTAAGTGGAATGGAACAAACGAAAAAGAAAAACAAAAGGAGTTTATTTTGACGGGAGGACTCTAAAGATTATTTGGCCGGATTCCGATTTACTGCCGCAATGTTGTGGAACCGGTGCATGAATGTTTACAGGCAGCTTAGCGTGGGAAAATATAGGTCCCACCGGTGAAAATGAAACCGTCAGCATTGAGGGTAGGGCAGCAAAGTTAAACCAAAAACGGTTTTGAAAAAGGAAGGGGTGTCTTAAAATGGGTTTTAAATCTATTTTGAGACACCTCCATTGCTTACCGGTTTCGTACAAAAGAATTTTTTCATCAAAAAAGGTCCGGCGGAAGATCGCTTGGTTCCGCTTCCGCACCCGATACAGTCTATTGTGCTTACATGAAAGGATATGGATCGAAAACCCGGGGCAATAAAAGGTATTGAAACTTTATGATAGAAAGGAGGAGGCACGTAAAATGGAAATCCAACTCAACAAGCTGGCGGGGCATTTTGCGCGCACCGCTTTTCAGGTGGAAGGAGTGTATCATTACAGTATTGATCCGGGGCGGTGGGGGTGTGGGAAAACCGCGCCGTTTCCCGGCTTCATTCTTCCGCTGGGAGGCCAGGCGCAGTTCCATTTTGACGGGACTCCCTATTTAGCGGGTGTGGGAAATGTGATTCATGGCGGTGCCGGTATGAGCTTGGACAAGCGAGTGATCGGCAATACAAAATGGGAATACATTTTAGTACTTTACGATATCCGCAAGCCCGAACCGGAAGGGTTTACCTTGGAGAAGGCACATTTCGAGCTTATCACAGGACAAAGTCCCCGCCTGGCAGAGCTGCTGCGACGCTTATGGAGGGTATCAAGGCAGCCCGGTTCAATCCCCGCTTTCCAAAGGGAAACGATGTTTCGCTGCGTGTTGGAGGAGGTTTTTATCTGTGCACGCAATCAAACCAACGGCGGCGATCAATCACTATTTAAACAGGTATCAGACTACATCCATGAATATTATATGGATACCTTCACTATCCGAACCGGCCTTTTATTAAGCAGGATGTTGAGGGCTTTGGGAAACACAAAGCTGCCGGAAGGGAGGGGGAATGGCCATGGGGCTGCATCGATTTAAACCGCCAATGTCCGGCCGGATGGGAACCTTATGGACGCTTGCTTCTGTCCGTGATGCCGCTCTGATTGAATACGGTTGTATGGGGCACATGCTGTATGGCCGGGTATTTCTGAACCAGGCGGGAATATCCGAGGCGTGCAGGTTATATTCAACGCACATTGACGAAACCGATATCTCCCTGGGAGATACCCGGCGGCTGAAAGGCGCCATTGACGAAATTATAAAGGGTGATAAACCGAAAATCGTTTTTTTACTGCCTTCTTCCGTTCCAACGGTTATCGGAACCGACCTGCCCGCCGTATGTGAAGAATTACAGCCGGAATATCCCGATGTCCGCCTGCTTCCCTTTGGCTGCGGAGGTTTTGACGTCTGCGGACATCACGGCGTTCAGGAAGCGCTGTTACTGCTTGCCAAAACGCTGCCCAGGGATACGGAGAAAACACCGAGGTCCACCTTTAATCTGATCGGTTCCTGCGCCGATCTGTTCCGCTTTCAGGCTGACGCAGAAGAACTTGTCCGCATTATGCAGGGTGCTTTCGGCATGCAGCCCCTTTGCGTAATGACTTCGGACACCTCTGTGGGACAAATGGAACAGATGGGCGGCGCCCATATCAACCTGGTCATCCGGCGAGAGGGAGAGCCCGCCGCGAAACATTTGAAAAAACGGTTTGGAACGCCGTATCTGTTGGAGCGGCCGTACGGCATCGAAGGAACGGTTCAGTGGATAAAAAAGATAGGGCAAATATCCGGCTTAACGCCGGATCACAGCTTTATTCGGGCTGAGGCAGAAAAGGCTAAAAATCAAATGTCTTCGGCCATGCCCCATTTCAAATATGTTATACGATCACACCCCGATGAAGCGACGATTTCCCTGGGCGGTCACGCGGATGTGGTAAAAGGCGTTCTCTCTTATGCCGTAAAGGAGCTATCTCTGATCAAAGGCTTTTGCTGGTGCGATTGCCCCAGTATGGCAAGCGAAGAGATCCCCTATTTAACGGAAGCTGAGTGGACAAAGACGATTGAGTCCCGGAAAAAGGGGCTGCTGATGGCCAGCGGAGAAGCTTTGAAATGGGCAGACCGCAATATGGATCTTCAAATAGCCAACCCCGATACGAAATGGAGATTGAGCCCTTATGAGCCGCCTTTTCTGGGATTTCGTGGAGCCATAAATTTGGTCAGCTTGTGGATCAATGGAATTATAGAGCAAGACCATGATTAAACCTTTACACCAGTTGTGGGCATGAAATAGCCTGTCTCGGGATCTCTAGTTTATGTGGTTACTGTTGAGCCGGGTGAAGCGAGCGAGTTATTATAAAACTAAGGAGCGTTGCGTTGGAGATTTGTAGGGGTATTTATTCTCAAGTGCAATAAATAGTATCAGGCATACGGCACGCACTAGCATCAGGTAGTATATATTCCATCCGTCGTTAAAGAGGAGAATTCCCCTATTCAAAAGGATGGCATCAAAAGAAAAATAGATGAAGAAGGGAACCAGTTTCCAATACCATTTTTTCAAAACGCAAATAAAGAAGACGCAAAAGAAAGACAATGCGGCGTTATAAAAAACGGAGAATACTCCGGAGTCCCGATAAAGGTTTTCAAACCAGCCGACGAATGTATATTGCCATCCGGCAAGCAGAAGAAGGGTTACAGGAAGTTTTAATGTAACCAATAAAATAAACCAGAAAACGATATATCTCAAAATACCCCTCCGTTTGCTTTTTAACTGGACGAACCATCTTTTCATTAAAACGCAATAAATGAAAACGGCAACGCTGGTCATCCAGGTTTCCCACCAATTATGCTGATAGATTCCCAGATGCACATAGAGAAGGTCCAAAAGTGTAAAGATAACGGTTATTAATACAATCCAGCGATAGCGCAGCGAGTAAGCCACTACCAGCAGAGCGGTCGCAGGCCATAATAAAGCATTGGGTACGATATGCCCAAAAATGTTTTCCGCATAGTAATCCGTATAAACGCCGGGCTTATAAGAATAGCTTTTAAAAAAGAGCAATACAATCATTTCACCTATAAAAGCGATCATCATGGCAAACAAAAAAAATGATATGAATTCATAAAAATTCTTTTTCTTATATATAATGAAAATTGTCATTCCAACGCCGATAATCCCAAGGGCGCAATACCAATAGATGGCTGCCATATACTTCACCTCAATTGCTATGCAACAAAGCTATTAAAGATATTCTTAACTCTTTTAAATGAAGTATACCTTTGGAACAAAGGACGCCGCCATAAGCCATCGCAGGACAGTACCATTCTATATTGTCATAGCCCTTTACTAGGTGTCAGAATTAAAAAACCGTTGACAACTCTTCATGCAGAAGAGTTTCAACAGCTTTGCCGGTTAGTATTTTGTTGTTAATCTATTGCGCAGGGTTCAAATCCAATAAAAAGGCTCCAAACTATGTTTTGCATAACGGAAACGTATTTTGATAAACTGGTTAACAGCAAAAAAAGCCTATACTAAAGGTTTTTCTTTGCTGTATCTATTTTATTAGCTTTATATGAAAAGTTAGGTAAAAAGATGCCTATGAATCGTTTAACTTATTTCATGCAGGTGCTAACCTTTTTTTAAAATAAACCCTTTCATATCCATTTTCCTCTCTTCTGGAGTATTCAGAGTAGCCAAGCTTATGATAAAAGGCTATATTTTCGATCATCTTGACATTCGTGTAAAGCCGAATTTCATCGTAATTATTTTCAGAAGCATAGTGTTCAGCAAATGCAATCAACTGTTTCCCAAAACCTCTACCCTGGTATGCCGAGAGCAAGGCCACGTTGTCAAGCAATATATAGCCATCAAATTTCTTTAATACCAAGGCACCTACGATTTCTCCACAGAATTCCCCGCAGAAAACCTTTTCATCTACGATAAGGGGTAAATAATCATTGAGCATAGGCCCAGGT is drawn from Desulforamulus ruminis DSM 2154 and contains these coding sequences:
- a CDS encoding GNAT family N-acetyltransferase, producing the protein MAILKIRKANPADEAAIVTCIQNAYEKYIVRIGKKPGPMLNDYLPLIVDEKVFCGEFCGEIVGALVLKKFDGYILLDNVALLSAYQGRGFGKQLIAFAEHYASENNYDEIRLYTNVKMIENIAFYHKLGYSEYSRREENGYERVYFKKRLAPA
- a CDS encoding nitrogenase component 1, with amino-acid sequence MGLHRFKPPMSGRMGTLWTLASVRDAALIEYGCMGHMLYGRVFLNQAGISEACRLYSTHIDETDISLGDTRRLKGAIDEIIKGDKPKIVFLLPSSVPTVIGTDLPAVCEELQPEYPDVRLLPFGCGGFDVCGHHGVQEALLLLAKTLPRDTEKTPRSTFNLIGSCADLFRFQADAEELVRIMQGAFGMQPLCVMTSDTSVGQMEQMGGAHINLVIRREGEPAAKHLKKRFGTPYLLERPYGIEGTVQWIKKIGQISGLTPDHSFIRAEAEKAKNQMSSAMPHFKYVIRSHPDEATISLGGHADVVKGVLSYAVKELSLIKGFCWCDCPSMASEEIPYLTEAEWTKTIESRKKGLLMASGEALKWADRNMDLQIANPDTKWRLSPYEPPFLGFRGAINLVSLWINGIIEQDHD
- a CDS encoding Dabb family protein, with the protein product MIVNNLLLKLKNRDADSIKKTQALLLGMKGKIEVLLDLQAETNIRQGRSAYDIMLITKFKSMEDMETYLAHPVHLEAAQYIVSVLDAQASVCFEIKAE
- a CDS encoding TetR/AcrR family transcriptional regulator, yielding MAKQIEGVYEKVLECAKAEFLEKGFQEASLRTIARNAGTSTGSIYTRFSDKNGLFSAIVSPVEEELKAWFLAEQESFDRLPSNQKKEKALKSSAHRINAFTDRIYRHFDIFKLLLTCSEGTPYADFLHELVEMDVAYTVRFIESIGSDALSSGRLTDKLLHILSSAFFSGIFEIVVHDMTREEADIYITQLWRFFLSGWESILTRNNEVLLKP